Proteins encoded by one window of Salvia splendens isolate huo1 chromosome 14, SspV2, whole genome shotgun sequence:
- the LOC121765239 gene encoding biotin carboxyl carrier protein of acetyl-CoA carboxylase 2, chloroplastic-like, with protein sequence MASFSVPCPKVSPLLAASSQPAQRPNCIASFPRSDSRSTPALTTKAQIQGCSRTQSDAFKVCSQLSQAVVEKASNGTTALETLPILESEKQEEAPDASSVSAFMTQVSDLVKLVDSKDIVELQLKQLDCEILIRKKEALPQPSIPAPVYYTPPPTYQSALPPSTPALASVASAPSPPTSAPAPTKPKSSHPPFKCPMAGNFYRSPAPGEPPFVKVGDKVQKGQVLCIIEAMKLMNDIEADQSGTVVDILVDDGKPVSLDTPLFIIEP encoded by the exons ATGGCGTCTTTCAGCGTCCCGTGCCCGAAGGTTTCGCCTCTGCTGGCCGCTTCATCTCAGCCGGCTCAGAGACCGAACTGCATTGCTTCGTTTCCTCGATCTGATTCCAGATCAACTCCTGCATTGACAACAAAAGCTCAGATTCAG GGATGTAGCCGCACCCAATCAGATGCCTTTAAGGTCTGTTCTCAGCTTAGTCAG GCTGTGGTCGAAAAAGCTTCGAATGGTACTACAGCTCTAGAGACACTGCCTATCCTAGAATCTGAAAAGCAAGAAGAAGCTCCAGATGCATCCTCTGTTTCAGCTTTTATGACCCAAGTATCAGATCTCGTCAA GCTTGTCGATTCCAAAGATATTGTGGAGTTGCAGCTTAAACAATTGGATTGTGAAATCCTTATCCGGAAAAAGGAAGCACTGCCACAGCCATCAATTCCAGCTCCTGTTTATTATACACCACCTCCTACATACCAGTCTGCACTACCACCAAGCACTCCTGCTCTGGCGTCTGTGGCCTCTGCACCTTCACCTCCCACTTCAGCACCTGCACCAACAAAACCAAAGTCATCGCATCCCCCATTTAAATGCCCTATGGCTGGAAACTTCTATCGCTCTCCAGCTCCTGGTGAACCACCTTTTGTGAAG GTTGGGGATAAGGTGCAAAAGGGACAGGTACTATGCATTATTGAGGCTATGAAACTGATGAATGATATTGAG GCTGATCAGTCTGGCACCGTAGTTGACATTCTTGTAGATGATGGCAAACCTGTCAGCTTGGATACG cCTTTATTTATAATTGAGCCATGA
- the LOC121765228 gene encoding cell division control protein 6 homolog B-like isoform X2, giving the protein MPAFAALRQFPSSDPTSEAIVAVTPRKTRLISDSDAAIGSPLRKSPRFCKEGTPHSSPTANIRKCLKTSLNLSGSPQKKQLSEDFVERQNWNPRDETQRRAVNEALHVSTAQTNVVCRENEQNRILDFCKKCIKEEKAGSLYVCGCPGTGKTLSMEKVKAMLADWANEECIQYPDVLPINCTSLANMNDIFSKILEQNHSGKRRSHSTSSLQQLQNLYSQQTPGMKMILVIADELDYLITRDRAVLHDLFMLTTLPFSKCILLGVANAIDLADRFIPKLRSLNGKHMVITFCAYSKDQIINILQERLRALPYTVFQPQALELCARKVAAASGDMRKALAVCRNAIEILIGDSMLSSLDGTEDQQKSAENVSMSNQVRIDHVAAALSKVYKSPVVDTIISLPQHQQIILCSVVKLFRGGKKKDTTLGELNKYYVDVCKSTSIPPVGILELSSMCRVLDDQGILKLGQSRDDKLRRVTLKVDGADIVFALQGVRFFRNCLQ; this is encoded by the exons ATGCCGGCCTTCGCAGCTCTCCGTCAATTTCCATCGTCGGATCCGACCTCAGAGGCCATAGTTGCCGTTACACCTCGGAAAACTCGCCTGATATCCGATTCGGATGCTGCAATCGGATCGCCGCTGCGCAAATCTCCTCGATTCTGCAAAGAAGGCACCCCTCATAGCTCCCCGACAGCTAAT ATACGAAAATGCCTGAAAACATCCTTAAATTTGAGTGGATCACCTCAGAAGAAGCAATTATCAGAGGATTTTGTTGAGAGACAGAACTGGAATCCAAGAG ATGAGACGCAACGAAGAGCTGTTAATGAGGCATTACATGTATCAACTGCCCAAACGAATGTTGTCTGCCGCGAAAATGAGCAGAACCGGATCCTGGATTTCTGCAAGAAATGCATCAAGGAAGAGAAGGCTGGAAGTCTGTATGTGTGTGGGTGCCCGGGAACTGGGAAGACACTGTCGATGGAAAAAGTAAAAGCGATGCTTGCCGATTGGGCAAATGAG GAATGTATACAGTATCCAGATGTATTGCCCATCAATTGCACTTCTCTTGCGAACATGAATGATATTTTCAGCAAG ATTCTTGAGCAAAACCATTCTGGGAAGAGACGTAGTCATTCTACATCATCTTTGCAGCAGCTTCAGAACTTGTATTCTCAACAGACCCCTGGCATGAAGATGAT ATTGGTTATAGCTGATGAGCTGGATTATTTGATTACCAGAGATCGAGCTGTGCTTCATGATCTTTTCATGCTAACAACATTGCCTTTCTCCAAGTGTATTTTGCTAG GGGTTGCTAATGCTATTGACTTGGCCGACAGGTTTATCCCAAAGCTACGTTCTTTAAATG gtAAACATATGGTCATAACCTTTTGTGCCTACTCCAAGGATCAGATCATCAATATCCTTCAAGAAAGACTAAGG GCACTTCCCTACACTGTTTTCCAGCCACAAGCTCTGGAACTCTGTGCCAGG AAAGTTGCTGCAGCATCTGGAGATATGAGAAAGGCTCTTGCAGTGTGCAG GAATGCGATTGAAATTCTAATAGGTGACTCTATGCTATCATCATTAGATGGGACTGAAGATCAACAAAAATCTGCAGAAAATGTTTCGATGTCCAATCAA GTAAGAATAGATCATGTTGCTGCTGCATTATCAAAGGTGTATAAATCGCCAGTGGTAGACACAATTATATCGCTGCCCCAACATCAGCAG ATCATACTGTGCTCAGTTGTGAAGCTTTTTCGAGGGGGAAAGAAGAAAGACACAACTCTCGGAGAG TTGAACAAATATTACGTGGATGTTTGTAAATCAACTTCGATTCCTCCAGTTGGCATTTTGGAGCTTTCAAGTATGTGCAGGGTACTGGATGACCAG GGAATTCTGAAACTTGGACAATCACGAGATGATAAGCTAAGAAGAGTGACATTAAAGGTTGATGGAGCAGACATTGTTTTTGCACTGCAG GGAGTTCGATTCTTCCGGAACTGTCTGCAGTGA
- the LOC121765228 gene encoding cell division control protein 6 homolog B-like isoform X1, whose translation MPAFAALRQFPSSDPTSEAIVAVTPRKTRLISDSDAAIGSPLRKSPRFCKEGTPHSSPTANIRKCLKTSLNLSGSPQKKQLSEDFVERQNWNPRVDETQRRAVNEALHVSTAQTNVVCRENEQNRILDFCKKCIKEEKAGSLYVCGCPGTGKTLSMEKVKAMLADWANEECIQYPDVLPINCTSLANMNDIFSKILEQNHSGKRRSHSTSSLQQLQNLYSQQTPGMKMILVIADELDYLITRDRAVLHDLFMLTTLPFSKCILLGVANAIDLADRFIPKLRSLNGKHMVITFCAYSKDQIINILQERLRALPYTVFQPQALELCARKVAAASGDMRKALAVCRNAIEILIGDSMLSSLDGTEDQQKSAENVSMSNQVRIDHVAAALSKVYKSPVVDTIISLPQHQQIILCSVVKLFRGGKKKDTTLGELNKYYVDVCKSTSIPPVGILELSSMCRVLDDQGILKLGQSRDDKLRRVTLKVDGADIVFALQGVRFFRNCLQ comes from the exons ATGCCGGCCTTCGCAGCTCTCCGTCAATTTCCATCGTCGGATCCGACCTCAGAGGCCATAGTTGCCGTTACACCTCGGAAAACTCGCCTGATATCCGATTCGGATGCTGCAATCGGATCGCCGCTGCGCAAATCTCCTCGATTCTGCAAAGAAGGCACCCCTCATAGCTCCCCGACAGCTAAT ATACGAAAATGCCTGAAAACATCCTTAAATTTGAGTGGATCACCTCAGAAGAAGCAATTATCAGAGGATTTTGTTGAGAGACAGAACTGGAATCCAAGAG TAGATGAGACGCAACGAAGAGCTGTTAATGAGGCATTACATGTATCAACTGCCCAAACGAATGTTGTCTGCCGCGAAAATGAGCAGAACCGGATCCTGGATTTCTGCAAGAAATGCATCAAGGAAGAGAAGGCTGGAAGTCTGTATGTGTGTGGGTGCCCGGGAACTGGGAAGACACTGTCGATGGAAAAAGTAAAAGCGATGCTTGCCGATTGGGCAAATGAG GAATGTATACAGTATCCAGATGTATTGCCCATCAATTGCACTTCTCTTGCGAACATGAATGATATTTTCAGCAAG ATTCTTGAGCAAAACCATTCTGGGAAGAGACGTAGTCATTCTACATCATCTTTGCAGCAGCTTCAGAACTTGTATTCTCAACAGACCCCTGGCATGAAGATGAT ATTGGTTATAGCTGATGAGCTGGATTATTTGATTACCAGAGATCGAGCTGTGCTTCATGATCTTTTCATGCTAACAACATTGCCTTTCTCCAAGTGTATTTTGCTAG GGGTTGCTAATGCTATTGACTTGGCCGACAGGTTTATCCCAAAGCTACGTTCTTTAAATG gtAAACATATGGTCATAACCTTTTGTGCCTACTCCAAGGATCAGATCATCAATATCCTTCAAGAAAGACTAAGG GCACTTCCCTACACTGTTTTCCAGCCACAAGCTCTGGAACTCTGTGCCAGG AAAGTTGCTGCAGCATCTGGAGATATGAGAAAGGCTCTTGCAGTGTGCAG GAATGCGATTGAAATTCTAATAGGTGACTCTATGCTATCATCATTAGATGGGACTGAAGATCAACAAAAATCTGCAGAAAATGTTTCGATGTCCAATCAA GTAAGAATAGATCATGTTGCTGCTGCATTATCAAAGGTGTATAAATCGCCAGTGGTAGACACAATTATATCGCTGCCCCAACATCAGCAG ATCATACTGTGCTCAGTTGTGAAGCTTTTTCGAGGGGGAAAGAAGAAAGACACAACTCTCGGAGAG TTGAACAAATATTACGTGGATGTTTGTAAATCAACTTCGATTCCTCCAGTTGGCATTTTGGAGCTTTCAAGTATGTGCAGGGTACTGGATGACCAG GGAATTCTGAAACTTGGACAATCACGAGATGATAAGCTAAGAAGAGTGACATTAAAGGTTGATGGAGCAGACATTGTTTTTGCACTGCAG GGAGTTCGATTCTTCCGGAACTGTCTGCAGTGA